The following are from one region of the Thermoproteus uzoniensis 768-20 genome:
- a CDS encoding AAA family ATPase, with protein MWRIARIKLRDFKVYEGEYEFKLSPVTAIVGRVGAGKSSLLQAVEFALFGKELEVRQRIARLADLINLNSDSALVELELTDGSRKALVRRSVGRGGRSRLELRLDDHKYTDEDAERTLAELTGITSDDYDRVIYVSHYALEDFIHGDRLKRTSLIDKILQIDILDNTQKIINNILKNIMEEIEKIRIKISYYEKYRDIIEKYGGLSKLKEVKASLERELEGLTRREADLSSRYRELLEERRRYADKLTSLQDKINAYYRAKSELELLEESGYSYASELGQIEELRDRFVGVMSEFEHMLDPQMIERISREPDAAKLAELLQEAYGELAKVKSSLEEALSAAEAQRRSLAAKLDEVRAEISRLRARVDQLEEAYKKFKEISARYGPPEEARKRLDEMREKVKELERRANYASSLRYILLYVLETGAERCPVCGGKLDRDAASSRLKDIEKEYSQELEQLEKAREELEALESAYKEMASLLGPVSEYLKAREELERLAGEEEKIKARLDQAAKSSSQISRRLELLAGFLNDVTPEAIEEVVRRYNKALRVRQLREELEGLERELKNLGLSGAALEAEEEFRRISDELDRTRRRKADIYDELRRLSEVLANVDEELDSLKSKLEKYMYSYNRFSNIINKIDILKYNVRSRIIKEIEDELWRNFSKIYPYRDIESLRLTLRDKGYEVEARLADGNVVGISKLSDGQRLAAALSLVISMRRLLGPKLGFLLLDDPLPYVDPNVRSSLAGLIASLSSEYQIVVATQTGDLPREIAANGVDVRVIELSRGSGRPEATTKDIFAGKD; from the coding sequence ATGTGGAGGATCGCGAGGATTAAGCTAAGGGACTTCAAGGTCTACGAGGGCGAGTACGAATTCAAGCTATCGCCGGTGACGGCCATCGTCGGCAGAGTCGGCGCCGGCAAATCCTCGTTGTTGCAGGCGGTCGAGTTCGCCCTATTCGGAAAGGAATTGGAGGTCAGGCAGAGGATAGCGAGGCTTGCGGACTTAATCAACCTCAACTCCGACAGCGCCTTGGTGGAGCTGGAGCTGACCGACGGGTCCAGAAAAGCCCTGGTGAGGCGGTCGGTGGGGAGGGGAGGCCGGAGCCGCCTAGAGCTTAGGCTGGACGACCACAAATATACCGACGAAGACGCCGAGAGGACGCTCGCCGAGCTGACCGGGATAACGAGCGACGACTACGACAGGGTGATCTATGTATCCCATTACGCGCTCGAGGACTTCATCCACGGCGATAGGCTTAAGAGAACCTCGTTAATAGATAAAATACTTCAGATCGATATATTAGATAACACTCAGAAAATAATAAATAATATATTAAAAAATATAATGGAAGAAATAGAAAAAATTAGAATAAAGATATCGTATTACGAGAAATATAGGGATATAATAGAGAAGTACGGAGGTCTGTCTAAGTTGAAGGAGGTCAAGGCGTCGCTTGAGAGGGAGCTTGAGGGCCTCACGCGGCGGGAGGCCGACCTCTCGTCGAGATATAGGGAGCTCTTGGAGGAGAGGCGCAGATACGCGGACAAGTTGACCAGTCTCCAGGACAAGATAAACGCCTATTATAGGGCAAAGTCTGAGCTGGAGTTGCTCGAGGAGTCCGGCTACTCCTACGCCTCGGAGCTGGGGCAGATAGAGGAGTTGAGGGATAGGTTCGTCGGCGTGATGTCCGAATTCGAGCACATGCTAGATCCGCAGATGATAGAGAGGATATCGCGGGAGCCCGACGCGGCCAAACTGGCGGAGCTCCTCCAGGAGGCGTATGGAGAGCTCGCCAAGGTCAAGAGCTCCCTGGAAGAGGCCCTCTCGGCGGCCGAGGCCCAGAGGAGATCTCTGGCGGCTAAACTGGACGAGGTACGGGCGGAGATCTCGAGACTTAGGGCAAGGGTCGACCAGCTTGAGGAGGCCTACAAGAAGTTCAAGGAGATCTCGGCGCGCTATGGGCCCCCCGAAGAGGCCAGGAAGAGGTTAGACGAGATGAGGGAGAAGGTCAAGGAGCTTGAGAGAAGGGCCAACTACGCCTCGTCGTTGAGGTACATTCTCCTGTACGTGTTGGAGACAGGCGCCGAGAGGTGTCCCGTATGCGGCGGCAAGTTGGATAGGGACGCCGCGTCCAGCAGACTAAAGGATATAGAGAAGGAGTACTCGCAGGAGCTCGAACAGCTGGAGAAGGCCAGGGAGGAGTTGGAGGCCCTGGAGAGCGCCTACAAGGAGATGGCGTCGTTGCTCGGGCCCGTCTCGGAGTATCTCAAGGCCAGGGAGGAGCTGGAGAGGCTGGCTGGCGAGGAGGAGAAGATCAAGGCGAGGTTGGACCAAGCCGCTAAGTCGTCGTCCCAGATCTCGCGCCGCCTCGAGCTGTTGGCGGGCTTCCTAAACGACGTGACTCCGGAAGCCATAGAGGAGGTGGTCAGGAGGTACAACAAGGCGCTTAGGGTAAGGCAGCTCCGCGAGGAGCTGGAGGGCTTGGAGAGGGAGCTCAAGAACCTAGGCCTAAGCGGCGCGGCTCTGGAGGCCGAGGAGGAGTTCCGGAGGATCTCCGATGAGCTTGACAGGACGAGGAGGAGGAAGGCGGACATATACGACGAGCTGAGGAGGCTCTCGGAGGTTCTGGCCAACGTAGACGAGGAGCTAGACTCCTTGAAATCTAAGCTAGAGAAGTATATGTATTCATATAATAGATTCTCTAATATAATAAATAAGATAGATATATTAAAATATAATGTTAGATCTAGGATAATTAAGGAGATAGAGGACGAGCTGTGGAGGAACTTCTCGAAGATATACCCGTATAGGGATATCGAGTCGTTGAGGCTGACGTTGAGGGACAAGGGGTATGAGGTTGAGGCCAGGCTGGCCGACGGAAACGTCGTGGGGATCTCCAAGCTCAGCGACGGGCAGAGGCTGGCGGCGGCCCTCTCGCTCGTGATATCCATGCGCAGGTTGCTGGGCCCCAAATTGGGCTTCCTCCTGCTCGACGACCCTCTGCCCTACGTGGATCCCAACGTCAGGTCGTCGCTGGCGGGCCTCATCGCGTCGCTCAGCTCGGAGTACCAGATAGTGGTGGCGACGCAGACTGGCGATCTGCCCAGAGAGATAGCGGCCAACGGAGTCGACGTGAGGGTCATAGAGCTCTCGCGCGGCTCGGGAAGGCCCGAAGCAACGACTAAAGATATATTTGCGGGAAAGGATTGA
- a CDS encoding TrmB family transcriptional regulator — protein MNKAVLKALGLDERDLAIYALLVEKGPLTAREIAENVGVPYTKIYQHLDALEGRGFVERVEGRPARYAARPPAEVYRGLVSYASAALKALKEHMDLLQTLYESRHGKASTTFIALIRGDKVMELLEEVIRSGESAVYVALPYPELAAPRVIAAIEEESKRIEVKLLLTKRLAKYVYLPPRVDVRALEDMFGGGALGNSALLAVRHGEGLLGIHSNERYLLDIAKTYFNYLWDRAEPVR, from the coding sequence GTGAATAAGGCCGTCCTTAAAGCTCTGGGGCTAGACGAGCGGGACCTAGCGATCTACGCGCTCTTGGTCGAGAAGGGCCCGCTCACGGCTAGGGAAATTGCCGAGAACGTCGGCGTGCCCTACACCAAGATATACCAGCACCTCGACGCGCTTGAGGGGCGAGGCTTCGTGGAGCGCGTAGAGGGGCGCCCAGCCAGATACGCCGCCAGGCCGCCTGCCGAGGTCTACAGAGGCTTGGTCTCCTACGCCTCGGCCGCCCTCAAGGCCTTAAAGGAGCACATGGACCTCCTACAGACGCTTTACGAAAGCAGACACGGGAAGGCCTCGACCACCTTCATAGCCTTGATAAGAGGCGATAAGGTCATGGAGCTACTAGAGGAGGTCATAAGGTCCGGCGAGTCGGCTGTGTACGTGGCGTTGCCCTATCCGGAGCTCGCCGCGCCGAGAGTCATAGCAGCTATCGAGGAGGAGTCCAAGAGGATTGAGGTCAAGCTCCTCTTGACCAAGAGGCTCGCCAAGTACGTCTATCTGCCTCCCCGGGTCGACGTGAGGGCTCTGGAGGATATGTTCGGCGGAGGCGCTCTGGGGAACTCGGCCCTTCTGGCGGTGAGGCACGGCGAGGGCCTCCTCGGCATACACAGCAACGAGCGCTACCTCCTCGACATAGCCAAGACGTATTTCAACTATCTGTGGGATAGGGCCGAGCCGGTCAGGTAA
- the tes gene encoding tetraether lipid synthase Tes, translated as MSKQVLELARPTRLVDLSKFNLPSRYKSTLLNEAWQNAVKRQFALPEHVRVVKTSLSVCPVCNRRIPMAVYEENGAIWLKKVCPEHGVFEDLYWGDAEMYYYFLQWDTPEYIAKGLANPYTDLQFYTEMGSCPMGCGLCPVHKSDTVLAIIDVTNRCNMACPVCFANAGAAGYVYEPTLEQIEYMLRTLRAQRPWPPNALQLSGGEPTLRDDLPEIVRMAKKLGFTHIEVNTNGIRLANEPEFYKALLDAGLSTLYLQFDTIDESNEGVVRHRMYNPKAYAAVRRKLIEVARKLGHRSIVPVVTLAKGYNDKDLGKILDFAIQNRDVIRWVNIQPVSFAGRARLYSKEELRKFRITIPDTIIEIERQTGGLISRWDWRPTNWPVAVAKMVEALTDSPKPLFSMNPVCGAATFIYYDEDEKRIYPITKLVDVDAFERIAWDVYRTAKRGKTVWKAVAATKAMKLLRTVKHRKIRGLIQDFLVKKDYDSLGQFFFNIVGLGIMHFMDVMNFDVERIQRCDIHYATPDGRVIPFCTYNNFHRERIEQSFRIDPKMWTKITGVSLTGWKRTAAPGRLL; from the coding sequence ATGAGCAAGCAAGTGCTGGAGCTCGCGAGGCCCACCAGGCTGGTGGACCTAAGCAAGTTTAACCTCCCCAGCAGGTACAAGTCCACTCTGCTGAACGAGGCCTGGCAGAACGCCGTCAAGAGGCAGTTCGCCCTGCCGGAGCACGTGAGGGTCGTGAAGACCTCCCTGTCGGTGTGCCCCGTCTGCAACAGGAGGATACCCATGGCCGTATACGAGGAGAACGGCGCCATATGGCTGAAGAAGGTCTGCCCGGAGCACGGCGTCTTCGAGGACCTCTATTGGGGCGACGCGGAGATGTACTACTACTTCCTCCAGTGGGACACGCCCGAGTATATAGCCAAGGGGCTCGCCAACCCCTACACCGACCTCCAGTTCTACACAGAGATGGGGTCCTGCCCGATGGGCTGCGGCCTCTGCCCGGTCCACAAATCGGACACCGTGCTGGCCATAATAGACGTGACGAACAGATGCAACATGGCCTGCCCCGTGTGCTTCGCCAACGCTGGCGCCGCCGGCTACGTCTACGAGCCCACCCTGGAGCAGATAGAGTACATGTTGAGGACTCTGAGGGCGCAGAGGCCCTGGCCGCCCAACGCCCTACAGCTCTCCGGAGGCGAGCCCACCTTGAGGGACGACCTGCCCGAGATAGTCAGGATGGCGAAGAAGCTCGGCTTCACCCACATAGAGGTGAACACCAACGGCATAAGGCTCGCCAACGAGCCGGAGTTCTACAAGGCTTTGCTTGACGCCGGCCTCTCCACGTTGTACCTCCAGTTCGACACTATAGACGAGAGCAACGAGGGGGTCGTGAGGCACCGCATGTACAACCCCAAAGCCTATGCGGCCGTCAGGCGCAAGCTGATCGAGGTTGCTCGCAAGCTGGGCCACAGATCCATAGTCCCCGTGGTCACCTTGGCCAAGGGCTACAACGACAAGGACCTGGGCAAGATATTGGACTTCGCCATACAGAACAGAGACGTCATCAGATGGGTCAACATACAGCCGGTGTCGTTCGCCGGCCGCGCGAGGCTCTACAGCAAGGAGGAGCTGAGGAAGTTCAGGATAACCATACCCGACACCATAATAGAGATAGAGAGGCAGACCGGCGGCTTGATAAGCAGATGGGACTGGAGGCCCACCAACTGGCCCGTGGCAGTGGCCAAGATGGTGGAGGCGCTCACCGACTCGCCCAAGCCGCTCTTCTCCATGAACCCCGTATGCGGCGCCGCGACGTTCATATACTACGACGAGGACGAGAAGAGGATATACCCGATCACGAAGCTCGTCGACGTCGACGCCTTCGAGAGGATAGCCTGGGACGTCTACAGAACCGCCAAGAGGGGGAAGACCGTCTGGAAGGCCGTGGCGGCGACGAAGGCAATGAAGCTCTTGAGGACAGTCAAACACAGGAAGATAAGAGGACTTATACAAGACTTCCTGGTGAAGAAGGACTACGACTCGTTGGGCCAGTTCTTCTTCAACATAGTGGGCCTGGGCATAATGCACTTCATGGACGTGATGAACTTCGACGTAGAGAGGATACAGCGTTGCGACATACACTACGCCACCCCCGATGGAAGGGTCATACCGTTCTGCACGTACAACAACTTCCACAGAGAGAGGATAGAGCAGTCCTTCAGGATAGACCCCAAGATGTGGACCAAGATAACCGGCGTATCTCTGACAGGCTGGAAGAGGACCGCCGCGCCGGGCCGCCTCCTCTAA
- the pyrE gene encoding orotate phosphoribosyltransferase produces the protein MWDEFVKREIIKFGDFQLSSGGRSPYYVDLRQVLAHPDLLRWVIGKYGNLLRDIDFDVIVGVATGGIPYASILGFNMFRPIAYVRESKKWYGSRREIEGAIWQGARAVVIDDVITTGESIVEAVNKLKEAGANVVAAAVFLDRQQCGAQRVERETGTPVRAAYKIGDVLEEIKDLIGPARYREVREYVEKFKC, from the coding sequence GTGTGGGACGAGTTCGTGAAGCGCGAGATAATCAAGTTCGGCGACTTCCAGCTGTCCAGCGGCGGCCGTAGCCCCTACTACGTGGACCTCAGACAAGTGCTCGCCCACCCCGATCTGTTGAGGTGGGTGATAGGCAAATACGGCAACCTCTTGAGAGACATCGACTTCGACGTCATAGTGGGGGTCGCCACGGGCGGCATACCCTACGCGTCTATACTGGGCTTCAACATGTTCCGCCCGATAGCCTACGTCAGGGAGAGCAAGAAGTGGTATGGGTCCAGGAGGGAGATAGAGGGGGCTATCTGGCAGGGAGCGCGCGCCGTGGTGATCGACGACGTGATAACCACCGGCGAGTCCATCGTCGAGGCCGTCAACAAGCTCAAGGAGGCGGGCGCCAACGTGGTGGCCGCGGCCGTGTTCCTCGACAGACAGCAGTGCGGCGCCCAGAGAGTCGAGCGGGAGACCGGGACGCCGGTGAGGGCGGCCTACAAGATAGGCGATGTCCTGGAAGAGATAAAGGACCTCATAGGGCCGGCCCGCTACCGCGAAGTCCGCGAATATGTAGAGAAGTTCAAGTGCTAG
- a CDS encoding dihydroorotate dehydrogenase: MLARLVELIPSEITRRLGKALFSIPLPPCRAEARWRVGPVETNGPVGIAAGLDKEGLYTRALSAFCPGFIVVGSTTARRREGNKPPLTARLKPRSLVNAMGLPNPGLPVVLARVSEVDYPIFVSIAGFTAGELLAQIRYVERHGHNVRAIEVNLSSPTYKGAWDRAAPLLNSKKPLFIKVGPTSDLRAYLDLARKGGHGLVLTNTLPVDDRRIGVGRGGISGLWLYPLMMKMLEKARSYLGRDTPIIAVGGIMSCRQVKAVMRLADAVEVLTGVLYYGPGLVGRLNACAVQIAEDGR; this comes from the coding sequence GTGCTAGCCCGGCTGGTCGAGCTGATACCGTCGGAGATCACCAGGAGGCTGGGCAAGGCCCTCTTCTCGATACCTCTACCTCCCTGTAGGGCTGAGGCCAGATGGCGCGTGGGCCCCGTAGAGACCAACGGGCCCGTGGGCATAGCGGCCGGCCTAGACAAGGAAGGCCTCTACACGAGGGCGCTGTCGGCCTTCTGCCCCGGCTTTATAGTCGTCGGCTCCACCACCGCGAGGCGCAGAGAGGGCAACAAGCCACCGCTCACCGCGAGGCTCAAGCCCCGCTCCTTGGTAAACGCGATGGGCCTCCCCAATCCCGGGCTCCCCGTCGTGCTCGCCAGGGTGTCCGAGGTGGACTACCCCATCTTCGTCAGCATCGCCGGCTTCACGGCGGGAGAGCTCTTGGCGCAGATACGCTACGTCGAGAGGCACGGACACAACGTGAGGGCGATAGAGGTCAACCTCTCCAGCCCGACCTACAAAGGCGCCTGGGACAGAGCGGCGCCTCTCCTAAACTCCAAGAAGCCACTGTTCATAAAAGTAGGCCCCACGTCGGACCTCAGAGCCTATCTGGACTTGGCTAGAAAGGGAGGACACGGCCTAGTCCTCACCAACACGCTCCCGGTCGACGACCGGCGTATAGGGGTCGGGAGAGGAGGGATAAGCGGCCTCTGGCTCTACCCCCTCATGATGAAGATGCTCGAGAAGGCCAGGTCGTATCTCGGCAGAGACACGCCCATCATAGCCGTCGGCGGCATCATGAGCTGTAGGCAGGTAAAGGCCGTCATGAGGCTGGCGGACGCCGTAGAGGTCTTGACGGGCGTGCTCTATTACGGCCCCGGCTTGGTCGGACGGCTCAACGCGTGCGCCGTCCAGATTGCCGAGGACGGCCGATAA
- a CDS encoding PIN domain-containing protein has translation MRLAVDTSVVLATLEGTTDALLEYAKRGWRLYITEYNLTEVMYVLCRRLGAEAARRAVERLLNSRTLRPYPAADLHGEAAMCKCRHAISLPDCYTIALARRLNTRALFMREKELEKALKRGELADIVQFV, from the coding sequence ATGAGGCTGGCGGTTGACACAAGCGTAGTTCTCGCGACTCTAGAGGGGACCACAGACGCCTTGCTGGAATACGCAAAGAGGGGCTGGCGGCTCTACATAACAGAGTACAACCTAACAGAGGTCATGTACGTCCTATGCCGTAGACTCGGCGCAGAGGCCGCGCGCAGAGCCGTGGAGAGGTTGCTCAACAGCAGGACGCTTAGGCCCTACCCAGCCGCCGACCTCCACGGAGAGGCCGCCATGTGCAAATGCAGACACGCAATATCGCTCCCGGACTGCTATACAATCGCCCTAGCACGGAGGCTGAACACGCGCGCCCTCTTCATGCGAGAGAAGGAACTGGAAAAGGCGCTGAAGAGGGGCGAGCTTGCGGACATCGTGCAGTTCGTCTAA
- a CDS encoding L-lactate permease, producing MILSLVAVGNNAFALSSYTQPKYFFNNPYITFIIDILPILVLFILLSVLRITGWKSTLIASIFTLALAIAIGVPADNAVYAWAIGALFGFWAISWLIFWGIVFFNTWRLSGYLDAFMSWVLRNITYDIRIFAITLAWAMGALIEGLIGFGTPWAYIVPMLVALGIPTIRAITIMAVANTAPVSFGAFGIPVITLAGVIGVPLMAVSSAVAHVVAILAMFISFIILYLVDGFRGIRDAWPAALVGSLGYVAGQYTVATYVGPYLPDVVGSLTAFVALVLFLRVWKPARIVEPPRDIRHMANNSGRPAAVAWASLLVFVAVMGLWASPISPLPKMSVAVFSVPAYSQILGKKVAVSYAFNPFATGTAALVAWLVSMAVMRPSRKVVKEALATTVRQTWAAVAVGAFVVSLAFVFNYSGMAYSLAYMASFAGILFILISPFLGWLGAALTGSNTSSNALFGALQYTVGNLLGIPPLLLPAVQSVGAELGKPVAPQTVSAGISTTEYVRREGDIIRNNLPYSISLVLLLVAIAVVHLLLYPYPFKLT from the coding sequence ATGATATTATCTCTAGTTGCTGTGGGCAATAACGCATTTGCCTTAAGCTCATATACTCAGCCAAAATATTTCTTTAATAATCCATATATAACATTTATTATAGATATACTCCCAATACTCGTTCTCTTTATCTTGTTATCGGTATTGAGGATAACCGGCTGGAAATCTACCTTGATAGCCTCAATATTTACGCTGGCGCTCGCCATAGCTATCGGAGTTCCGGCCGACAACGCCGTCTACGCCTGGGCCATCGGCGCGCTCTTCGGGTTCTGGGCCATATCCTGGCTGATATTCTGGGGAATTGTGTTCTTCAACACGTGGAGGCTCAGCGGATACCTAGACGCGTTTATGTCTTGGGTCCTTAGAAATATTACATACGACATACGCATCTTCGCCATAACCCTCGCCTGGGCCATGGGGGCCTTGATAGAAGGGCTCATAGGCTTCGGGACGCCGTGGGCCTACATAGTCCCCATGCTGGTCGCCCTCGGGATACCGACCATCAGAGCCATAACGATAATGGCCGTGGCCAACACAGCGCCGGTATCCTTCGGCGCGTTCGGGATACCCGTGATCACGCTGGCCGGCGTGATAGGCGTCCCGCTTATGGCCGTGTCGTCGGCCGTGGCGCACGTAGTCGCCATACTCGCCATGTTCATAAGCTTCATAATACTCTACCTAGTCGACGGGTTCAGAGGGATTAGAGACGCGTGGCCGGCCGCCTTGGTGGGCAGCCTCGGATACGTAGCGGGGCAATACACAGTGGCCACATACGTCGGCCCCTATCTCCCAGACGTAGTCGGATCGCTGACCGCCTTCGTGGCGCTTGTGCTCTTCCTCAGAGTCTGGAAGCCGGCCCGCATAGTGGAGCCCCCGAGGGACATAAGGCATATGGCCAACAACAGCGGGCGCCCGGCGGCCGTGGCCTGGGCCTCGCTACTCGTCTTCGTGGCCGTGATGGGCCTCTGGGCCTCTCCAATCTCGCCGCTACCCAAGATGTCCGTCGCCGTGTTCTCGGTCCCCGCCTACTCTCAGATACTCGGCAAGAAAGTCGCCGTGTCCTACGCCTTCAACCCCTTCGCGACGGGCACCGCCGCCTTGGTCGCCTGGCTCGTATCGATGGCCGTCATGAGGCCTAGCAGAAAGGTGGTTAAGGAGGCGTTGGCCACAACCGTGAGGCAGACTTGGGCGGCCGTCGCCGTAGGGGCCTTCGTGGTCAGCCTGGCCTTCGTCTTCAACTACAGCGGCATGGCCTACAGCCTGGCCTACATGGCCTCCTTCGCCGGCATACTGTTCATCTTAATATCGCCGTTCCTCGGCTGGCTGGGAGCCGCACTTACAGGGAGCAACACCTCCTCCAACGCGCTGTTCGGCGCGCTCCAATACACCGTGGGCAACCTGCTCGGAATACCGCCGCTGTTGCTTCCGGCAGTCCAGAGCGTAGGGGCCGAGCTCGGCAAGCCCGTGGCGCCGCAGACAGTCTCGGCAGGCATATCGACCACCGAATACGTGAGGAGGGAGGGCGATATAATTAGGAACAACCTGCCGTACTCCATATCGCTCGTGCTACTGCTGGTGGCCATAGCGGTGGTCCACCTGCTGTTGTACCCCTACCCGTTCAAGCTAACCTGA
- a CDS encoding malate synthase, translating to MIEINKRVLEEYGDLFGRKVVNGREIVVEQLIEELARELGGEIDAAIRKRKEWHERREPVKVKGAFPRWDDKFVDADGNVRTFREIVQGLIDNFLGRDTPLRWGLNQNVPVPDDLHPLKNPGLEITGPWYPMSRAIHQINADVVSMMEDEEDASPAWYVPWGSGRSVAAVWEARRIVKRVLSGDVPEPYIEGGKEYRIRKPREKWPTLIHRVPGIHILDFDVRVDGRPVPAIITSVVLYTANNYDLLKKAGSGVYFYVPKTQTPDEALVVEKILRRVEQRLGLKTGELKIAMLYEEARAGLYLPVIFWIWRERLVKINNGRWDYLGSLIEMWREEAVFPDPQNITMTHPIMMAYQKYNALLTLMAGLDKNGELRAGPVGGMAAVMLYRQGDPYGRERYNARALRGIWIDKLRERLIGLIFVAEEPAGKVTLGDVLKGKVKGRLYDLFRQSWVATPEEAYVKAGNEPLRASLEELQAMINKPVKYVEVDGVKIPAVDSGLTEQERALFQRLGLIDENGNITPWVVRKDMVDTPEKLLNNPELWGGKDLWSALYEPPKGDITIEHIQHAFYMAANYGFQLLNGNLAAAIDDYELGQRFMNDLATYRIFSTWLWTLLRHEAAVTKDGYLKGPDRTPLGVVPAKNEIAVKAGDRFNREMFEKLWDLHMQWTNAFYEDFDRIAAERIAGRYDPKVKEALSKAYAAGPFRHISPRAVAEAIAPLVGKPVDAVEREVVANAPRFDRTFAPVIMEILKAKLTSPLYVQHGGRVVMVLSPLPPEEREQALMALFGPRDRVERLIAEGKLRKEILEIYDYIHDIR from the coding sequence GCGGACGGCAACGTGAGGACGTTTAGGGAGATAGTGCAGGGCTTGATAGACAACTTCCTCGGCAGAGACACGCCGCTTAGATGGGGCCTCAACCAGAACGTGCCCGTCCCCGACGACCTACATCCTCTGAAGAACCCCGGCCTCGAGATAACTGGGCCTTGGTACCCCATGAGCCGCGCCATCCACCAGATAAACGCCGACGTCGTGTCGATGATGGAGGACGAGGAGGACGCGTCCCCCGCCTGGTACGTGCCTTGGGGATCCGGGAGGTCCGTGGCCGCCGTGTGGGAGGCCAGGAGGATAGTCAAGAGGGTGCTGAGCGGCGACGTGCCCGAGCCCTATATAGAGGGCGGGAAGGAGTACAGGATAAGGAAGCCCAGAGAGAAGTGGCCGACGTTGATACACAGAGTGCCCGGCATACATATACTGGATTTCGACGTCAGGGTCGACGGGAGGCCCGTCCCCGCCATAATAACGTCCGTGGTCCTCTACACGGCCAACAACTACGACTTGCTCAAGAAGGCCGGGTCGGGCGTCTACTTCTACGTGCCCAAGACCCAGACCCCCGACGAGGCGCTGGTCGTGGAGAAGATACTGAGGAGGGTCGAGCAGAGGCTGGGGCTCAAGACTGGCGAGTTGAAGATAGCCATGCTTTACGAGGAGGCCAGAGCCGGGCTGTACCTGCCGGTCATCTTCTGGATATGGAGGGAGAGGCTGGTTAAGATAAACAACGGCAGGTGGGACTACCTAGGCTCTCTGATAGAGATGTGGAGGGAGGAGGCGGTGTTCCCCGATCCCCAGAACATAACCATGACGCACCCCATAATGATGGCCTACCAGAAGTACAACGCCTTGCTCACGTTGATGGCCGGGTTGGACAAAAACGGCGAGCTGAGGGCCGGGCCTGTCGGCGGCATGGCCGCCGTCATGCTCTACAGACAAGGCGATCCCTACGGCAGAGAGCGCTACAACGCCAGGGCGTTGAGAGGCATCTGGATAGATAAGCTGAGGGAGAGGCTCATAGGGCTCATCTTTGTGGCCGAGGAGCCCGCGGGCAAGGTGACCCTCGGCGACGTGCTCAAGGGCAAGGTCAAGGGGAGGCTCTACGACCTCTTCAGGCAGAGCTGGGTTGCGACTCCCGAGGAGGCCTACGTCAAGGCGGGCAACGAGCCGTTGAGGGCCAGCCTAGAGGAGCTACAGGCCATGATAAACAAGCCGGTCAAATACGTCGAGGTGGACGGGGTCAAGATACCGGCCGTCGACAGCGGGTTGACGGAACAGGAGCGGGCCCTCTTCCAGAGGCTCGGCTTGATAGACGAGAACGGCAACATAACGCCGTGGGTCGTGAGGAAGGACATGGTGGACACGCCCGAGAAGCTCCTCAACAACCCCGAGCTGTGGGGCGGCAAGGACCTCTGGTCGGCCCTCTACGAGCCGCCCAAGGGCGACATAACGATAGAGCATATACAACACGCCTTCTACATGGCGGCAAACTACGGCTTCCAGCTCCTCAACGGCAATCTGGCAGCGGCCATAGACGACTACGAGCTAGGCCAGAGGTTCATGAACGACTTGGCCACGTACCGCATATTCTCGACTTGGCTGTGGACCTTACTGCGCCACGAGGCGGCGGTCACCAAGGACGGCTACTTGAAGGGGCCCGACAGGACGCCGCTCGGCGTCGTGCCGGCCAAGAACGAGATCGCCGTCAAGGCAGGCGACAGGTTCAACAGAGAGATGTTCGAGAAGCTCTGGGACCTCCACATGCAGTGGACCAACGCATTCTACGAGGACTTCGACAGGATAGCCGCCGAGAGGATAGCCGGCAGGTACGACCCCAAGGTGAAGGAGGCGTTGTCCAAGGCCTACGCCGCGGGGCCCTTCCGCCACATATCGCCTAGAGCTGTTGCGGAGGCCATAGCGCCCTTGGTTGGCAAGCCGGTAGACGCCGTGGAGCGGGAGGTCGTCGCCAACGCCCCCCGCTTCGACAGGACGTTCGCCCCCGTCATAATGGAGATCTTGAAGGCGAAGCTCACGTCGCCGCTCTACGTGCAACACGGCGGCAGGGTAGTCATGGTGCTCTCGCCGCTCCCGCCCGAGGAGCGGGAACAGGCCTTGATGGCGCTGTTTGGGCCGAGAGACCGCGTGGAGAGGCTCATCGCCGAAGGAAAATTAAGGAAGGAAATATTAGAAATATATGATTATATTCACGATATAAGGTAA